One Rosa chinensis cultivar Old Blush chromosome 5, RchiOBHm-V2, whole genome shotgun sequence genomic region harbors:
- the LOC112168113 gene encoding probable LRR receptor-like serine/threonine-protein kinase At1g53430 isoform X2 → MGTEASARLVSELVILCLISTLCLQLGSEFKYQSIAETLPELATEEERALYQIAYQLGLNTEKLFGGSICTERSYEIRCDCNFKNNTICHIIEITLIGSGLTGVIPKELANLTHLERLNLKKNQLTGSIPASLGNLSSLHNLDLSDNQLSGPIPASLGNLKFKVKEEKKRKLQAAAGGFTGGALVPGKAVSCNRNSFAPCHPSNGGGLTLDLSSNQLSGSIPATLGNLAVLLYDRADADYLMIYLDLSNNQLIGPIPQSLGNLTLAGYIDLHDNFLNGSIPASLGALTHLYRLDLHNNGISGILPRRLGNLTKLRTFDVASNSITGTLPNKFASLKSLNEFSVAGNYLSGPLPDFIANWTSIWELYLSGNNFLGILPAGIFNLSNLEILAISDVGANSHFQFPPSTHVTTSFRILILRNCSITGQIPSYIGNMSSLRSLDLSFNSLTGRIPDSLKNINLSWMSFPNNMLTGEIPNWIQTAVWSKMDLSYNNFSKPTFETPSSLDLNLFSCCCNSSICLPNTYDWADPTTEKYCAGGKPNYHSLFINCGGGTLNNVDGNIYDQDNETSQFHRSLKGNWARISAGNTVDLDYASNPSKVLKSVRCGLSSEAPLYDRARTSPVSLKYYGFCLRKGKYNVTLHFAEIVDEDNNYRNTTKRVFDVYIQGERKLKDFNIIEEAGGPNTKHTENFRAVNVNDSTLEIHFYSAGKGTLDQGPLISAISVTPEYKLHEQLSPSHIALITVASIIVFVLLVLLFAWMMGWLGTDHLQEIDIGQEKPITLKQLKDATGNFSKRNEIGQGGFGTVYKAEVQGKIVAVKKLSSHSEERINQLINEFYTLKSMSQENLVQLLDIYNAKGLHLLIYEYMQNNSLAHALFDSKSKLKLDWEARFNICLGIARGLVYLHEHPRLKMVHRDIKSANILLDGNLKAKISDFGLASLYTEDDQFKFIKVEVPQGYMAPEYVRGVVTAKADVYSFGVVILETVSGRKNAGHTRDSQESEFLLDTACDLQRKGKLVDLVDKTLSNKYDAKQAIIILNLAVMCINISPTLRPTMSEVLSVLVGDKKIEEICSPALKEPIKDINDPHVNEIAEFAVLEYNKKSGKKLKLRSVVKGETQVVAGENYRLVILVEDNSAAAKYEGVVYERIWEHTRELLSFDSHIAQVDSSVSMEVTSKESTSSNLIKKRR, encoded by the exons ATGGGTACTGAAGCTTCAGCAAGACTTGTTAGTGAACTTGTAATTCTATGCCTCATCTCTACTCTTTGTCTGCAGCTTGGTTCTGAATTCAAATATCAGAGTATAGCTGAAACGTTGCCCGAGTTGGCCACAGAAGAAG AGAGAGCTCTTTATCAAATAGCATATCAGTTGGGGTTAAACACTGAAAAGTTATTTGGAGGCTCAATTTGCACGGAGAGAAGCTATGAAATCAGATGTGACTGCAATTTTAAAAACAACACCATTTGCCACATCATAGAAAT TACACTGATTGGCAGCGGTTTGACTGGAGTTATACCTAAAGAACTGGCCAATCTCACACATTTGGAGCGCCT GAATCTCAAGAAAAATCAATTGACTGGTTCCATACCTGCTAGCTTGGGGAATTTATCTTCGCTCCACAACCT GGATCTTTCGGACAATCAATTGTCCGGACCTATTCCAGCGAGTTTGgggaatttgaaatttaaagtaaaagaagaaaaaaaaag GAAGCTGCAGGCTGCTGCCGGTGGGTTCACCGGGGGTGCCCTTGTCCCAGGGAAAGCCGTCAGCTGCAACCGCAACAGCTTTGCACCGTGCCATCCGAGCAACGGCGGAGGTCTAACACT GGATCTTTCAAGCAAtcagttgagtggatccatacCAGCCACTTTAGGGAATTTGGCTGTCCTACT GTATGACAGGGCTGATGCCGACTATCTAATGATCTACCT GGATCTTTCCAACAATCAACTGATTGGGCCTATACCACAGAGTTTAGGGAATTTGACTTTGGCCGGTTATAT TGATCTGCATGATAACTTTCTCAACGGCTCTATACCAGCATCTTTGGGTGCATTGACTCATTTGTATAGACT GGATTTGCATAACAATGGAATCTCTGGTATTCTCCCACGAAGACTTGGAAATTTGACAAAGCTTCGAACCTT CGACGTCGCATCCAACAGTATCACTGGGACATTACCAAACAAATTCGCCAGCCTTAAGAGCCTGAATGAATT TTCTGTAGCTGGTAACTATTTGTCTGGCCCTTTACCTGACTTCATAGCCAACTGGACTTCAATCTGGGAACT TTATCTCAGCGGAAACAATTTTCTCGGGATTCTACCTGCCGGAATTTTTAATTTATCAAATCTAGAAATTTT GGCAATAAGTGATGTCGGAGCAAACTCTCATTTCCAGTTCCCACCATCAACACATGTGACAACAAGTTTTCGTATTTT GATACTAAGAAACTGCTCAATCACTGGTCAAATTCCTTCCTACATTGGAAATATGTCATCATTAAGGAGCCT AGACCTGAGCTTCAACAGCTTAACGGGTAGAATCCCAGATTCtttgaaaaacataaatttaAGTTGGAT GTCTTTTCCAAACAATATGCTGACTGGGGAAATTCCTAATTGGATTCAAACTGCAGTCTGGAGTAAGAT GGATCTTTCATACAATAATTTttcaaaaccaacctttgaaacacCGTCCAGCTTAGACTT gaatttgttttcttgttgttgTAACTCCTCAATCTGTCTGCCAAATACGTATGACTG GGCGGACCCAACCACGGAGAAGTATTGTGCCGGAGGAAAACCTAATT ACCATTCATTGTTTATAAATTGTGGTGGTGGGACACTTAACAACGTTGATGGAAATATTTATGATCAAGATAATGAGACATCGCAGTTTCACCGGAGTCTGAAAGGAAACTGGGCTCGAATTAGTGCTGGAAACACCGTCGACCTTGACTATGCTTCCAATCCAAGTAAAGTTTTAAAAAGTGTGAGATGTGGGCTTTCCTCTGAAGCACCTTTATACGATAGAGCTCGCACTTCCCCTGTCTCTCTAAAATATTACGGGTTCTGTTTACGTAAAGGCAAATACAATGTAACACTTCACTTTGCTGAAATTGTTGATGAGGATAACAATTATAGAAATACAACTAAGCGCGTATTTGATGTATATATACAG GGTGAGAGGAAACTAAAGGATTTCAACATTATAGAAGAGGCAGGAGGTCCGAATACAAAACATACAGAAAATTTCAGGGCTGTTAATGTAAATGATAGTACATTAGAGATCCACTTCTACTCGGCTGGAAAAGGGACTCTTGATCAGGGACCTCTCATATCTGCTATATCCGTAACTCCAG AGTACAAGCTACACGAACAACTATCTCCTTCGCACATAGCGCTCATTACTGTGGCTTCAATCATAGTTTTCGTATTGCTTGTATTGCTTTTTGCCTGGATGATGGGATGGCTGGGTACAGATCACTTACAAG AAATAGATATAGGTCAAGAAAAGCCTATCACCCTCAAACAATTAAAAGATGCTACTGGGAATTTTAGCAAGAGGAACGAGATTGGTCAAGGGGGTTTTGGGACAGTTTACAAG GCTGAAGTGCAAGGGAAAATTGTAGCTGTGAAGAAACTTTCCTCTCATTCAGAGGAAAGGATCAATCAATTGATAAATGAGTTTTATACCTTAAAATCAATGAGTCAAGAGAATCTTGTTCAGTTACTGGACATCTACAACGCAAAAGGCCTGCATTTGCTCATCTATGAATATATGCAAAACAACTCCCTTGCACACGCCTTATTTG ACTCAAAGTCCAAACTGAAACTTGATTGGGAAGCTAGGTTTAATATTTGCTTGGGAATAGCTAGGGGATTGGTGTATCTACATGAGCATCCCAGGCTGAAGATGGTTCACAGAGACATTAAATCAGCTAATATTCTTCTCGATGGAAACCTCAAGGCTAAAATATCAGACTTTGGATTGGCAAGCCTTTACACAGAAGatgatcaattcaagttcatcaaagTAGAAGTGCCACA GGGATATATGGCACCTGAGTATGTTCGAGGAGTTGTGACAGCTAAAGCTGATGTCTACAGTTTTGGGGTGGTTATACTTGAAACTGTTAGTGGAAGGAAAAATGCAGGACACACGCGAGATAGCCAGGAAAGTGAATTTCTTTTAGACACG GCTTGTGATTTACAGCGAAAAGGAAAACTGGTGGACTTGGTTGATAAAACCTTGTCTAACAAGTATGATGCAAAACAAGCCATCATCATCTTGAATTTAGCAGTAATGTGCATAAATATATCGCCAACTCTGAGGCCTACTATGTCTGAAGTTTTGAGTGTTCTCGTTGGCGACAAAAAAATTGAGGAGATTTGTTCCCCTGCTCTGAAGGAGCCGATTAAGGACATCAACGACCCCCACGTGAATGAGATCGCGGAGTTCGCGGTGTTGGAGTATAACAAGAAATCCGGGAAGAAGCTGAAGTTACGGAGCGTGGTGAAGGGCGAGACTCAGGTTGTCGCAGGTGAGAATTACCGGCTCGTCATCCTCGTCGAGGATAACTCAGCGGCGGCCAAGTATGAGGGCGTTGTGTATGAGAGGATTTGGGAGCATACTAGGGAATTGCTCTCCTTCGATAGTCACATTGCTCAAGTTGATTCCTCTGTTTCTATGGAAGTAACCTCGAAAGAATCCACATCAtccaatttgatcaaaaaaagaagatga
- the LOC112168113 gene encoding probable LRR receptor-like serine/threonine-protein kinase At1g53440 isoform X3 — protein MGTEASARLVSELVILCLISTLCLQLGSEFKYQSIAETLPELATEEERALYQIAYQLGLNTEKLFGGSICTERSYEIRCDCNFKNNTICHIIEITLIGSGLTGVIPKELANLTHLERLNLKKNQLTGSIPASLGNLSSLHNLDLSDNQLSGPIPASLGNLKFKVKEEKKRKLQAAAGGFTGGALVPGKAVSCNRNSFAPCHPSNGGGLTLDLSSNQLSGSIPATLGNLAVLLYDRADADYLMIYLEIILYINSFRDLSNNQLIGPIPQSLGNLTLAGYIDLHDNFLNGSIPASLGALTHLYRLDLHNNGISGILPRRLGNLTKLRTFDVASNSITGTLPNKFASLKSLNEFSVAGNYLSGPLPDFIANWTSIWELAISDVGANSHFQFPPSTHVTTSFRILILRNCSITGQIPSYIGNMSSLRSLDLSFNSLTGRIPDSLKNINLSWMSFPNNMLTGEIPNWIQTAVWSKMDLSYNNFSKPTFETPSSLDLNLFSCCCNSSICLPNTYDWADPTTEKYCAGGKPNYHSLFINCGGGTLNNVDGNIYDQDNETSQFHRSLKGNWARISAGNTVDLDYASNPSKVLKSVRCGLSSEAPLYDRARTSPVSLKYYGFCLRKGKYNVTLHFAEIVDEDNNYRNTTKRVFDVYIQGERKLKDFNIIEEAGGPNTKHTENFRAVNVNDSTLEIHFYSAGKGTLDQGPLISAISVTPEYKLHEQLSPSHIALITVASIIVFVLLVLLFAWMMGWLGTDHLQEIDIGQEKPITLKQLKDATGNFSKRNEIGQGGFGTVYKAEVQGKIVAVKKLSSHSEERINQLINEFYTLKSMSQENLVQLLDIYNAKGLHLLIYEYMQNNSLAHALFDSKSKLKLDWEARFNICLGIARGLVYLHEHPRLKMVHRDIKSANILLDGNLKAKISDFGLASLYTEDDQFKFIKVEVPQGYMAPEYVRGVVTAKADVYSFGVVILETVSGRKNAGHTRDSQESEFLLDTACDLQRKGKLVDLVDKTLSNKYDAKQAIIILNLAVMCINISPTLRPTMSEVLSVLVGDKKIEEICSPALKEPIKDINDPHVNEIAEFAVLEYNKKSGKKLKLRSVVKGETQVVAGENYRLVILVEDNSAAAKYEGVVYERIWEHTRELLSFDSHIAQVDSSVSMEVTSKESTSSNLIKKRR, from the exons ATGGGTACTGAAGCTTCAGCAAGACTTGTTAGTGAACTTGTAATTCTATGCCTCATCTCTACTCTTTGTCTGCAGCTTGGTTCTGAATTCAAATATCAGAGTATAGCTGAAACGTTGCCCGAGTTGGCCACAGAAGAAG AGAGAGCTCTTTATCAAATAGCATATCAGTTGGGGTTAAACACTGAAAAGTTATTTGGAGGCTCAATTTGCACGGAGAGAAGCTATGAAATCAGATGTGACTGCAATTTTAAAAACAACACCATTTGCCACATCATAGAAAT TACACTGATTGGCAGCGGTTTGACTGGAGTTATACCTAAAGAACTGGCCAATCTCACACATTTGGAGCGCCT GAATCTCAAGAAAAATCAATTGACTGGTTCCATACCTGCTAGCTTGGGGAATTTATCTTCGCTCCACAACCT GGATCTTTCGGACAATCAATTGTCCGGACCTATTCCAGCGAGTTTGgggaatttgaaatttaaagtaaaagaagaaaaaaaaag GAAGCTGCAGGCTGCTGCCGGTGGGTTCACCGGGGGTGCCCTTGTCCCAGGGAAAGCCGTCAGCTGCAACCGCAACAGCTTTGCACCGTGCCATCCGAGCAACGGCGGAGGTCTAACACT GGATCTTTCAAGCAAtcagttgagtggatccatacCAGCCACTTTAGGGAATTTGGCTGTCCTACT GTATGACAGGGCTGATGCCGACTATCTAATGATCTACCT TGAAATTATTTTGTACATTAATTCATTCAGGGATCTTTCCAACAATCAACTGATTGGGCCTATACCACAGAGTTTAGGGAATTTGACTTTGGCCGGTTATAT TGATCTGCATGATAACTTTCTCAACGGCTCTATACCAGCATCTTTGGGTGCATTGACTCATTTGTATAGACT GGATTTGCATAACAATGGAATCTCTGGTATTCTCCCACGAAGACTTGGAAATTTGACAAAGCTTCGAACCTT CGACGTCGCATCCAACAGTATCACTGGGACATTACCAAACAAATTCGCCAGCCTTAAGAGCCTGAATGAATT TTCTGTAGCTGGTAACTATTTGTCTGGCCCTTTACCTGACTTCATAGCCAACTGGACTTCAATCTGGGAACT GGCAATAAGTGATGTCGGAGCAAACTCTCATTTCCAGTTCCCACCATCAACACATGTGACAACAAGTTTTCGTATTTT GATACTAAGAAACTGCTCAATCACTGGTCAAATTCCTTCCTACATTGGAAATATGTCATCATTAAGGAGCCT AGACCTGAGCTTCAACAGCTTAACGGGTAGAATCCCAGATTCtttgaaaaacataaatttaAGTTGGAT GTCTTTTCCAAACAATATGCTGACTGGGGAAATTCCTAATTGGATTCAAACTGCAGTCTGGAGTAAGAT GGATCTTTCATACAATAATTTttcaaaaccaacctttgaaacacCGTCCAGCTTAGACTT gaatttgttttcttgttgttgTAACTCCTCAATCTGTCTGCCAAATACGTATGACTG GGCGGACCCAACCACGGAGAAGTATTGTGCCGGAGGAAAACCTAATT ACCATTCATTGTTTATAAATTGTGGTGGTGGGACACTTAACAACGTTGATGGAAATATTTATGATCAAGATAATGAGACATCGCAGTTTCACCGGAGTCTGAAAGGAAACTGGGCTCGAATTAGTGCTGGAAACACCGTCGACCTTGACTATGCTTCCAATCCAAGTAAAGTTTTAAAAAGTGTGAGATGTGGGCTTTCCTCTGAAGCACCTTTATACGATAGAGCTCGCACTTCCCCTGTCTCTCTAAAATATTACGGGTTCTGTTTACGTAAAGGCAAATACAATGTAACACTTCACTTTGCTGAAATTGTTGATGAGGATAACAATTATAGAAATACAACTAAGCGCGTATTTGATGTATATATACAG GGTGAGAGGAAACTAAAGGATTTCAACATTATAGAAGAGGCAGGAGGTCCGAATACAAAACATACAGAAAATTTCAGGGCTGTTAATGTAAATGATAGTACATTAGAGATCCACTTCTACTCGGCTGGAAAAGGGACTCTTGATCAGGGACCTCTCATATCTGCTATATCCGTAACTCCAG AGTACAAGCTACACGAACAACTATCTCCTTCGCACATAGCGCTCATTACTGTGGCTTCAATCATAGTTTTCGTATTGCTTGTATTGCTTTTTGCCTGGATGATGGGATGGCTGGGTACAGATCACTTACAAG AAATAGATATAGGTCAAGAAAAGCCTATCACCCTCAAACAATTAAAAGATGCTACTGGGAATTTTAGCAAGAGGAACGAGATTGGTCAAGGGGGTTTTGGGACAGTTTACAAG GCTGAAGTGCAAGGGAAAATTGTAGCTGTGAAGAAACTTTCCTCTCATTCAGAGGAAAGGATCAATCAATTGATAAATGAGTTTTATACCTTAAAATCAATGAGTCAAGAGAATCTTGTTCAGTTACTGGACATCTACAACGCAAAAGGCCTGCATTTGCTCATCTATGAATATATGCAAAACAACTCCCTTGCACACGCCTTATTTG ACTCAAAGTCCAAACTGAAACTTGATTGGGAAGCTAGGTTTAATATTTGCTTGGGAATAGCTAGGGGATTGGTGTATCTACATGAGCATCCCAGGCTGAAGATGGTTCACAGAGACATTAAATCAGCTAATATTCTTCTCGATGGAAACCTCAAGGCTAAAATATCAGACTTTGGATTGGCAAGCCTTTACACAGAAGatgatcaattcaagttcatcaaagTAGAAGTGCCACA GGGATATATGGCACCTGAGTATGTTCGAGGAGTTGTGACAGCTAAAGCTGATGTCTACAGTTTTGGGGTGGTTATACTTGAAACTGTTAGTGGAAGGAAAAATGCAGGACACACGCGAGATAGCCAGGAAAGTGAATTTCTTTTAGACACG GCTTGTGATTTACAGCGAAAAGGAAAACTGGTGGACTTGGTTGATAAAACCTTGTCTAACAAGTATGATGCAAAACAAGCCATCATCATCTTGAATTTAGCAGTAATGTGCATAAATATATCGCCAACTCTGAGGCCTACTATGTCTGAAGTTTTGAGTGTTCTCGTTGGCGACAAAAAAATTGAGGAGATTTGTTCCCCTGCTCTGAAGGAGCCGATTAAGGACATCAACGACCCCCACGTGAATGAGATCGCGGAGTTCGCGGTGTTGGAGTATAACAAGAAATCCGGGAAGAAGCTGAAGTTACGGAGCGTGGTGAAGGGCGAGACTCAGGTTGTCGCAGGTGAGAATTACCGGCTCGTCATCCTCGTCGAGGATAACTCAGCGGCGGCCAAGTATGAGGGCGTTGTGTATGAGAGGATTTGGGAGCATACTAGGGAATTGCTCTCCTTCGATAGTCACATTGCTCAAGTTGATTCCTCTGTTTCTATGGAAGTAACCTCGAAAGAATCCACATCAtccaatttgatcaaaaaaagaagatga
- the LOC112168113 gene encoding probable LRR receptor-like serine/threonine-protein kinase At1g53430 isoform X1 — translation MGTEASARLVSELVILCLISTLCLQLGSEFKYQSIAETLPELATEEERALYQIAYQLGLNTEKLFGGSICTERSYEIRCDCNFKNNTICHIIEITLIGSGLTGVIPKELANLTHLERLNLKKNQLTGSIPASLGNLSSLHNLDLSDNQLSGPIPASLGNLKFKVKEEKKRKLQAAAGGFTGGALVPGKAVSCNRNSFAPCHPSNGGGLTLDLSSNQLSGSIPATLGNLAVLLYDRADADYLMIYLEIILYINSFRDLSNNQLIGPIPQSLGNLTLAGYIDLHDNFLNGSIPASLGALTHLYRLDLHNNGISGILPRRLGNLTKLRTFDVASNSITGTLPNKFASLKSLNEFSVAGNYLSGPLPDFIANWTSIWELYLSGNNFLGILPAGIFNLSNLEILAISDVGANSHFQFPPSTHVTTSFRILILRNCSITGQIPSYIGNMSSLRSLDLSFNSLTGRIPDSLKNINLSWMSFPNNMLTGEIPNWIQTAVWSKMDLSYNNFSKPTFETPSSLDLNLFSCCCNSSICLPNTYDWADPTTEKYCAGGKPNYHSLFINCGGGTLNNVDGNIYDQDNETSQFHRSLKGNWARISAGNTVDLDYASNPSKVLKSVRCGLSSEAPLYDRARTSPVSLKYYGFCLRKGKYNVTLHFAEIVDEDNNYRNTTKRVFDVYIQGERKLKDFNIIEEAGGPNTKHTENFRAVNVNDSTLEIHFYSAGKGTLDQGPLISAISVTPEYKLHEQLSPSHIALITVASIIVFVLLVLLFAWMMGWLGTDHLQEIDIGQEKPITLKQLKDATGNFSKRNEIGQGGFGTVYKAEVQGKIVAVKKLSSHSEERINQLINEFYTLKSMSQENLVQLLDIYNAKGLHLLIYEYMQNNSLAHALFDSKSKLKLDWEARFNICLGIARGLVYLHEHPRLKMVHRDIKSANILLDGNLKAKISDFGLASLYTEDDQFKFIKVEVPQGYMAPEYVRGVVTAKADVYSFGVVILETVSGRKNAGHTRDSQESEFLLDTACDLQRKGKLVDLVDKTLSNKYDAKQAIIILNLAVMCINISPTLRPTMSEVLSVLVGDKKIEEICSPALKEPIKDINDPHVNEIAEFAVLEYNKKSGKKLKLRSVVKGETQVVAGENYRLVILVEDNSAAAKYEGVVYERIWEHTRELLSFDSHIAQVDSSVSMEVTSKESTSSNLIKKRR, via the exons ATGGGTACTGAAGCTTCAGCAAGACTTGTTAGTGAACTTGTAATTCTATGCCTCATCTCTACTCTTTGTCTGCAGCTTGGTTCTGAATTCAAATATCAGAGTATAGCTGAAACGTTGCCCGAGTTGGCCACAGAAGAAG AGAGAGCTCTTTATCAAATAGCATATCAGTTGGGGTTAAACACTGAAAAGTTATTTGGAGGCTCAATTTGCACGGAGAGAAGCTATGAAATCAGATGTGACTGCAATTTTAAAAACAACACCATTTGCCACATCATAGAAAT TACACTGATTGGCAGCGGTTTGACTGGAGTTATACCTAAAGAACTGGCCAATCTCACACATTTGGAGCGCCT GAATCTCAAGAAAAATCAATTGACTGGTTCCATACCTGCTAGCTTGGGGAATTTATCTTCGCTCCACAACCT GGATCTTTCGGACAATCAATTGTCCGGACCTATTCCAGCGAGTTTGgggaatttgaaatttaaagtaaaagaagaaaaaaaaag GAAGCTGCAGGCTGCTGCCGGTGGGTTCACCGGGGGTGCCCTTGTCCCAGGGAAAGCCGTCAGCTGCAACCGCAACAGCTTTGCACCGTGCCATCCGAGCAACGGCGGAGGTCTAACACT GGATCTTTCAAGCAAtcagttgagtggatccatacCAGCCACTTTAGGGAATTTGGCTGTCCTACT GTATGACAGGGCTGATGCCGACTATCTAATGATCTACCT TGAAATTATTTTGTACATTAATTCATTCAGGGATCTTTCCAACAATCAACTGATTGGGCCTATACCACAGAGTTTAGGGAATTTGACTTTGGCCGGTTATAT TGATCTGCATGATAACTTTCTCAACGGCTCTATACCAGCATCTTTGGGTGCATTGACTCATTTGTATAGACT GGATTTGCATAACAATGGAATCTCTGGTATTCTCCCACGAAGACTTGGAAATTTGACAAAGCTTCGAACCTT CGACGTCGCATCCAACAGTATCACTGGGACATTACCAAACAAATTCGCCAGCCTTAAGAGCCTGAATGAATT TTCTGTAGCTGGTAACTATTTGTCTGGCCCTTTACCTGACTTCATAGCCAACTGGACTTCAATCTGGGAACT TTATCTCAGCGGAAACAATTTTCTCGGGATTCTACCTGCCGGAATTTTTAATTTATCAAATCTAGAAATTTT GGCAATAAGTGATGTCGGAGCAAACTCTCATTTCCAGTTCCCACCATCAACACATGTGACAACAAGTTTTCGTATTTT GATACTAAGAAACTGCTCAATCACTGGTCAAATTCCTTCCTACATTGGAAATATGTCATCATTAAGGAGCCT AGACCTGAGCTTCAACAGCTTAACGGGTAGAATCCCAGATTCtttgaaaaacataaatttaAGTTGGAT GTCTTTTCCAAACAATATGCTGACTGGGGAAATTCCTAATTGGATTCAAACTGCAGTCTGGAGTAAGAT GGATCTTTCATACAATAATTTttcaaaaccaacctttgaaacacCGTCCAGCTTAGACTT gaatttgttttcttgttgttgTAACTCCTCAATCTGTCTGCCAAATACGTATGACTG GGCGGACCCAACCACGGAGAAGTATTGTGCCGGAGGAAAACCTAATT ACCATTCATTGTTTATAAATTGTGGTGGTGGGACACTTAACAACGTTGATGGAAATATTTATGATCAAGATAATGAGACATCGCAGTTTCACCGGAGTCTGAAAGGAAACTGGGCTCGAATTAGTGCTGGAAACACCGTCGACCTTGACTATGCTTCCAATCCAAGTAAAGTTTTAAAAAGTGTGAGATGTGGGCTTTCCTCTGAAGCACCTTTATACGATAGAGCTCGCACTTCCCCTGTCTCTCTAAAATATTACGGGTTCTGTTTACGTAAAGGCAAATACAATGTAACACTTCACTTTGCTGAAATTGTTGATGAGGATAACAATTATAGAAATACAACTAAGCGCGTATTTGATGTATATATACAG GGTGAGAGGAAACTAAAGGATTTCAACATTATAGAAGAGGCAGGAGGTCCGAATACAAAACATACAGAAAATTTCAGGGCTGTTAATGTAAATGATAGTACATTAGAGATCCACTTCTACTCGGCTGGAAAAGGGACTCTTGATCAGGGACCTCTCATATCTGCTATATCCGTAACTCCAG AGTACAAGCTACACGAACAACTATCTCCTTCGCACATAGCGCTCATTACTGTGGCTTCAATCATAGTTTTCGTATTGCTTGTATTGCTTTTTGCCTGGATGATGGGATGGCTGGGTACAGATCACTTACAAG AAATAGATATAGGTCAAGAAAAGCCTATCACCCTCAAACAATTAAAAGATGCTACTGGGAATTTTAGCAAGAGGAACGAGATTGGTCAAGGGGGTTTTGGGACAGTTTACAAG GCTGAAGTGCAAGGGAAAATTGTAGCTGTGAAGAAACTTTCCTCTCATTCAGAGGAAAGGATCAATCAATTGATAAATGAGTTTTATACCTTAAAATCAATGAGTCAAGAGAATCTTGTTCAGTTACTGGACATCTACAACGCAAAAGGCCTGCATTTGCTCATCTATGAATATATGCAAAACAACTCCCTTGCACACGCCTTATTTG ACTCAAAGTCCAAACTGAAACTTGATTGGGAAGCTAGGTTTAATATTTGCTTGGGAATAGCTAGGGGATTGGTGTATCTACATGAGCATCCCAGGCTGAAGATGGTTCACAGAGACATTAAATCAGCTAATATTCTTCTCGATGGAAACCTCAAGGCTAAAATATCAGACTTTGGATTGGCAAGCCTTTACACAGAAGatgatcaattcaagttcatcaaagTAGAAGTGCCACA GGGATATATGGCACCTGAGTATGTTCGAGGAGTTGTGACAGCTAAAGCTGATGTCTACAGTTTTGGGGTGGTTATACTTGAAACTGTTAGTGGAAGGAAAAATGCAGGACACACGCGAGATAGCCAGGAAAGTGAATTTCTTTTAGACACG GCTTGTGATTTACAGCGAAAAGGAAAACTGGTGGACTTGGTTGATAAAACCTTGTCTAACAAGTATGATGCAAAACAAGCCATCATCATCTTGAATTTAGCAGTAATGTGCATAAATATATCGCCAACTCTGAGGCCTACTATGTCTGAAGTTTTGAGTGTTCTCGTTGGCGACAAAAAAATTGAGGAGATTTGTTCCCCTGCTCTGAAGGAGCCGATTAAGGACATCAACGACCCCCACGTGAATGAGATCGCGGAGTTCGCGGTGTTGGAGTATAACAAGAAATCCGGGAAGAAGCTGAAGTTACGGAGCGTGGTGAAGGGCGAGACTCAGGTTGTCGCAGGTGAGAATTACCGGCTCGTCATCCTCGTCGAGGATAACTCAGCGGCGGCCAAGTATGAGGGCGTTGTGTATGAGAGGATTTGGGAGCATACTAGGGAATTGCTCTCCTTCGATAGTCACATTGCTCAAGTTGATTCCTCTGTTTCTATGGAAGTAACCTCGAAAGAATCCACATCAtccaatttgatcaaaaaaagaagatga